TGCTTCGCCAGCACCAGATCGCCCATGCGGGTATTGTCAAAGGTCACCAGCGCGTTGGAAAGCACGGCGAGTTCATTCAGCGAGGTCTCGGCCTGCTCACGGCGGCGGCGGCCTTCAAAGCTGAAGGGCATCGTGGCAAAGACCACCACGAAGGCCCCTTCTTCGCGAGCGATGCGGCAAACAATCGGCGCCGCACCGGAGCCCGTGCCACCACCAAGACCCACGCAGAGGAAGACAATCTTCCGCCCCTTCAGCGCCGCACGCACTTCACCTTCCGCTTCGAGCACCGCCTGCTGGCCGAGCTCCGGATCACCGCCGGCACCGAGGCCCTTGGTGAGGTTGCGGCCGAGCTGGATGCGATCACGGGCGACCGAGCCGGACAACGTGCGGATGTCCGTATTGATCGCGAGCATTTCCGCTCCATCCATACCGTCCAGGACGACACGATCGAGCATGTTGGTCCCCGCACCGCCGAGACCGACGATCTTCACGGAGGACGATGGGATGGTATTTTGAGAGTCGCGTGGGAATTCGATCATGGCATTCGGATGGCGGGCTTGCCGCCGGGTTTAAGGAGTTATCGTGAAAAGGGCCAAAGGACGTTTCCGATTTTGCGCAGCACTCCGCGCTTGGGTTCGCGCTCGGCCTCGATGATCTGCGCGTAGCGGATCAGGCCGATTGCGGTGGTGAATTGGGGATCCTTGAAATTCGCTTGGACGCCGCTCAGCTCCGGTGGCTCGGGACGATACACGTCCCGCTTGAAGATATCGTGCGCCAACTCGCCGAAACCTCGCATCAGGCTGGTGCCGCCGGAAAGGAAGACTCCGGTGCCCACACGCTCGATGGCACCGGCGGGCAAACGCCGCAGGAGCAGCTTCAGGGTTTCCTCCAGGCGCTGGCGGATGATGTCATTCAAAAGCTGGCGCTTCACCTCGGCTTCCGCGAAGCCTTTTTCATCCGCCACCTTGATCAAGCCCACCGAACGCGCCGGATCCGCGGACGCATCGCCCTCGCGCACCTTCAGCACCTCGGCCTTCGAGAAGGCCAGGCCGGTCACCAGGTGAATGTCATTCGTGACGTGGTCGCCGCCCACCGGGATGCACCCGGAGGCTTCGATCGCGCCATCGAGATAAAGCACGTAGTCGGTCGTGCCGCCACCGATGTCGATCACCAGCGCGCCGCGCTCCTTCGATTCGCGGTCGAGCGCCACCTGTGCTGCCGCGATCGGAGAAAAGACGAGATCATCGATATCGAGCGGCATTTCCCGCACGCACTTGATCTGGTTCTCGATCCGCGAACGGATGCCATGGATCACATGGAAATCTGCGTCCACCGTCTTGCCGGAAAGCCCGATCGGTGAAGTCGCATGTTCGAAACCATCCACCCCGAAACGGCGGATGATATGGTGCAAGTAAACGTGATCCGGCGGAATTGCCACCGCGCGGGCGATCTCCTTTGCCTCCTGCACGTGCGGCGGCCCGATGACATTCTCGTCATCCGGCAAGCGGAAGCTGCCGCGGTTGTTCACGCCTTGGATGTGGGCACCCGTGACGGCCAGATACACACTCCCGATCTCCACATCGCTCGCGTCCTCCGCCTTGACCAAGGCATCCTTCACACAGGCACGCACCTGCGGGAAGTCATAGATCTCCCCCTTCTTCACGCCGACGGACTTGGATTGTCCAACGCCAAGGATTTTGACGGAGCCGTCGGACTTCACCTCTCCGACCACCATGCAAATCTTGCTGGTGCCGATTTCGAGGCCGACGTGGATCTTCGAGCGTGCCATTGGAGGGGAGTCAGCGGTTGAGGAGGTCTTGTACGTCGCGGGAACGACGCTCGGCGGGAGAGCTGTTGTGAGGCGCCTCAATCATGATCGCGCGGGGCACCGTACTCCCCCGCAGGACCACGGGTATGTTGCGTTCAGGGATCAGTTGGACCGAGGCAATTTGCTGCGAATTTTCACGCGCGTGCTTCAGGATCGATTGGAAGTCGTCCATCTGGCGCTTGTGATCGCCTAGGCCGAAATAGGCACTGATGCCCTCCCGGGTGACCAGCTCCAAGGACCAGCTCTTGTTCTGGCGGAGCGAATACACCCAATCGGCCGCACCGGGAATCTCGTCGCAGGCTACCTTGTAGAGGCGGACCAGGCGGTCGAATTCGGGATGCTTCACCGGCTGACCTGCCTCCAGAGGCTCGCCGCCCTCGCCAAGGTAGAAAACCGGCAGACGTGTGGCTTCCGTCAGAAGCGCGGGCGGACAAGGAAACGCCACGCCGGAACGATCCACCAGCAAGCCCTTCTTGTCGTCGTGTGCTTCGATTCCCTGGGTGGGGCTGGCAACCCATGCATAGGGCTCGCGCGCGGCCACTTGGACCACCAGCGTTCCGGGGAATTCCCTGCGGACATTGGCCGTGGCGATCTCCGGCAGATCGCGCAGCTTCGACTCGATCTCCACGGCATCGCAATCGAAGAGGCTGCCCTTGAGATCGATATTGGCAATCTCCACCAACCGGCGTTCGTCGATCGCCGGATTCGGAGTCATCTCAATCGACTGCAGGCGAAACTCCTCGTTTTCGACGAGCCCGTGCTGGATGCCGATACGGATACCCCACACCGCTGCCACCCCCAGGGCCACCAGCATCGCCAGGCGGGCGCAGCGGCGGCACGCCTTCAAGAAACCGAACCACAGGATGCGTGGCGACACGACGCTGGCCTGCAGTTGGATCAACTGCCGGCTGTGACGGACCTTGGTCGTGCGTTTCTTGAACATGTGGTGGGGAGTGGGGAGGGGTGAAACAGCTTACTTGGAGCGGATCGCCAGCGAGAGCTCGGCGATGCGCAGGCAGAGCGAGGTGAAGTCGATCCCGTGGGCGGCGGCGGACTTCGGCAGGAGGCTTGTCTCAGTCATGCCGGGAATCGTGTTCGCTTCCAGCACGAAAGGATTGCCATCGGCATCGAGCAGCACGTCGACACGGGAGTAAACCTCCACGCCCAGCGCGCGATGCCCGGCAAGCGCGGCTTCCTGCACGCGGCGCGTGGTCTCCGCATCCAGATCGGCCGGGCAATAGTAGTCGCTCCCGACACCGCCCGAAAGCCACGGATACTTGTTCGACATGTCGTAGAAGCCATCCCGCGGGGCAATGTGGACGATCGGCATGGCGACATCGTCGAGGATACCCACGGTGAGTTCTTTTCCTTCCACGAAGGACTCGACCAGGATGTCGTTCCCGTACTTCGCCGCGGTTTCCATCGCGGGCAGCGCCTGCGCTTCTTCCTTCACGATCGTCACGCCCACGCTGGAGCCTTCACGGGGAGGCTTCACCACGAAGGGCACGGGGATGAAGGGAAGACGTGGACCACCCGAAACATCCACGATCTCGGAGCGCGGCGTCGGCACTCCGGCAGCGAGGAACTTCTCCTTGGCCAGATTCTTGTCGAAGGCAATGCGGCTGCTCGTCAAACCGGCACCGGTGTAGGGAATCCCGCGCTCCTCGAGGATCGACTGAAGCTGGCCATCTTCACCGAAGGTCCCGTGGATCACGTTGTAGGCCAGGCCCGTGCCCTCCGGCAGCACCAGGTCGGTGGAAGTCACATCCACGCCGACGGCATTGCATCCGGCAGCCTGCAGCGCCTTGAGCACGGCCTTTCCGGAAGCCAGCGAAACCTCGCGCTCGGAGCCGGGGCCGCCCATCAGGACGGCGATGAGGAGATTGTCAGGAATCATGGGAAAATTTCAGAACGTGAATTCATCTTCGCCGAGGACCTTCACCTCGGTTTCGAGTTCGATACCGCGGGTTTCGCGGGCGCTGGTCTTGATCCTTTCGATCATTGCAAGCACTTCGCTTGCCGTCGCGCCGCCGCCATTGACGATAAAATTGCCGTGCACTTCCGAAACGCGGGCCCTGCCCTCATTGCAGCCCTTCAGGCCAAGCTCGTCGACGAGTTTGCCCGCGGGCACTTCGGTCGGATTCTTGAAAATGCAACCGGCACTTGCCGCTACCGGCTGGCTGGCCCGGCGTTTCTGGCGAGAAGCATCCCAGCGCTCCTGGATCGACTCGGCACTGTCCGGCTTGCCGGTGAAGGTCGCCTGCAGCGCGAAGTTGCGGCGGAGTTCGGGGACATCGCGGTAATTGGCCACGATCTCCTCGCGCGAACGTTCACGGATCTCGCCATCCTCATCGAGGAAAGTGACGGACACCACTTGGTCAAAAGTCTCCGTGCCCATCGCGCCGGCGTTCATGCGCAGCGCGCCGCCCACGTTGCCGGGGATACCTTCCATCCACTCGAAGCCACCGATGCCCGCTGCCTGCGCCACGCTTGCGACCTTTTTCAGGCGCACGCCGGCACCGGCAATGATCTTGCCATCCTCGGCACGGCATTCGGAAAACGCACCGCCTGCCGGATGAATCACCGCTCCCCGGATACCACCGTCGCGCACCAGCAGGTTTGAGCCTCGGCCAACGACACGCATCGCGACACCGCGCTCGCGGCAGTAATTCACCACCTCCGCGAAAGCCTCGAAGGTATGGGGCTCGATCCAATATTGCGCCGGACCGCCGACCAGCATCGTGGTGTGGCGGCGCATCGGCTCGTACAGGCAGCCATCGATGTCGTCCTTCGACGCCAGGTGCAGCATTTGCTCAAGGATCTTCAGATCCGCGGCGATACGCGTGCCGACCTCGTGAACGTTTCCGGCACCCAGCGTGATCAGCAGATCGCCCGGCTCCAGCTCATTGCCCACCGTATGATGGGCCGTCGCCAGATCGGGCAGAGAAACAACATGATCACCACCCTGGCGCCTCGCCGCTTGGACGATCGTGTCGCCGGAGATCCCCGGGATCGGCAGCTCGCTCGCAGGATAGACGTCGCTGACGAAGACCTTGTCCGCGGCGTGCAGCACCTTTCCGAAGTCTTCGGCCAGTGCCTGGGTCCGCGTGTAGCGGTGCGGCTGGAAGAGCACGACAACACGCCCCGGCTTCAGGGAGCGGGCTGTCTGCAGGGTCGCCGCCAGCTCGGTCGGGTGATGACCGTAGTCATCCACGATCCGGATGCGCGACGAGAGATACTTCGTTTCGAAACGACGCTTGGCTCCGGCGAAAGAATTGAGCGCGCGCGATACCAGGCGGAAGTCCGCGCCGAGACGGTCCGCCGTCGCGATGCAGGCCAGGGCATTCAGCACGTTGTGGCGGCCGGGGATGCCCAGCTCCACATCGCCGAGGATCTCGCCATTGCGAACTACGGTAAATGCCGTAGCTCCGCGCAGCTCGCGGATCTCCGCGGCGGTGTAGTCCGCACCGGACCAGCCATAGCTCACGGATTCCTTCGCCTGCGAGCCCACCTCCGTCGCCACGGCGCATTCCTTGCAATAGACCACCGGACCATCGGTCTGGCTTACCAGCTTCGCGAAGACAGCCTTGATCTCATCGAGATCCTTGTAGTGGTCGAGGTGCTCGGCCTCGATATTGAGGATGATCGAGCAGCCCGGACGGTAGAGCGCCAGGGTACCGTCGCTCTCATCCCCCTCAGCCACCATCCACTCGCCTTCTTCGGACCAGCGGGCGTTGGCACCCAGCACCGGGATTTCCGCTCCGACGTAGTGGCTCGGCTGGATCCCTGCCTCACGCAGCGAATGCGCGACCATCGAGGACGTCGTCGTTTTTCCGTGCGTGCCGGAAACCACGATTCCACGGCGCGTGTGCAGGATCGCCGCGAGACACTCCGCGCGGCGCAGCAAGGGAATGCCAGCTGCCTTCGCCGCCGCGTAGGCCGGATTCTCCGGACGGATTGCGGAGGAATAAACCACGAGATCCGCCCCGCTGACCGCCTCGGCCGTGTGGGGTGAGGAGAAATTCAGGCCGATGCGCTGCATGCGCTCGGTTTCGTCCGAAGTCACACGGTCGGAACCGCTGACACGGTGCCCCATCCCAAGCAGCAGCAGGGCCAGACCGCTCATGCCCGAGCCTGCCACCCCGATCAGGTGGATGCGCAGCGGGTGGTCGCGGTCGGTCAGCTTGGGGCTCAGGTCGTTCATTTCCGGGAAAGGGTCGCTTGGATGGCGTCGCACACTCGCGCCGCGGCATCGGGCACGGCGAGCGAACGGGCCGCTTGTGCCATGCGGTCGCGGGTTTGCAAGTCGCTCATCAGCGTTGTGACCCGCTCCGCCAGTTTCCCGGCATCAAGCGCGGATTCCTGCTCTAAAAATGCAGCGCCTGCGGTCGAAAAAACTTCCGCGTTTTTCGTCTGATGATCGTCCGCAGCGTAAGGAAAAGGCACCAGGATCGAAGGCAGGCCGAGAAAGGAAAGCTCGGTCATGCTGGAAGCCCCGGAGCGGGAAAGCACCGCATCCGCCACGGCATAGGCGGAAGGCATGTCGTCGCAGAATCCGATGACGTGGTAGCCCTCGCGGCCACCCGCTTCCTCTTCGACCCGCTGCTGGTCCAGCGGCCCCGCGATGTGCAGCACTTGGGTTCCCGCAGGAAAGCTGGTGAAAGCTTGCGCCACCAAGGAATTCAGCCGCCGCGCGCCTTGGCTTCCACCGGTGACCATCAGGGTCGGGCGATTGGGATCGAGCCCGAATTTTGCGGCAGCCTCAGCCCGGCTCGGCAAATGCCGCATCTCCGCACGGACCGGTGTGCCGGTCTGCACGACTTCCCGGGACCCAAAATATTTCCGGGCGGCATCCCAACCGATGAAAACCTTCTGGCAAAACTTCGCCGTCAGGCGGTTTGCCTTGCCGGGCAGCGCATTGGAATCGTGAACAAAGGCCGGGAGCCCCGCATTTTTCGCCGCCCACGCCGGAGGCAACGAAGTGAAGCCCCCCATGCCAAGCACGGCGTCCGCCTTGAACTCCTTCAGGAGACCGCCACAGCGTCCCATCGTTCGCCACAGCTTCCACAGGAAGGGCAGCATCTTCGGCGAAAAGGTCGCCGGCTTGCCGATCGCGGGGATCGTTTCAAATTGATACTGAGTGTATTTCCGCCGGGCCTCTTGGTCGATTTTCTTCTCGGAAACCAAGAGCAAAACCCTGCCTCCACGAGCCGTCCATTCCTCCGCCACAGCCAAACCCGGGAAGAGATGCCCTCCCGTTCCACCACACGCAATTACCAGCGACGCTTGTTCCATAATCCGGTGCCCCGGGACCACCGGCCATCGTGCCGCGCGGCCACGACAAAGAATGCAACATTTCTTGATTATCAGGCAATCTCGAAAACGGCTTCAATTCGCGATTTCAGGGTCAAAATCATTGAACAAAACCCGGGCCGGAGACACCCCGGAAAGAGAGCTCAGCGCCACCCTCACGCGACCGCTCAAAAGCGCCTCGTTGCGCCGATTTTGGGAATAACATGGGCAAAACCCACGGATTATTAAGGTTTTCAAAGAACGAATCGGCTACCAAAACCATCAATGCAACATTACCAATTTCGCATTTTGACTGGTTTCCAATGCGTTAAAGACCCAAAGAAGCGCTCAGACCGAAGGTCCGAAAAAGGAAATCATAACTCATCCTACGTGATTGCGTCATCCGAATCGTCTTGTCCCCTGAGAGCTATGGGTGTTGGATGACGCCGTTCTCCGGAACGATCCGCTGCCCAAGGATTCCCCCCGATCGGAAGGCTGCGGATTCAGACGAACCGACCGACGGATGATCCCCCGTAATCCTAGGCCGGTTCGCCAGCAACGCCGGCCCTGATCCCCAGCCCCCCGAGGAAACAGAGCCGGAAGCTTTTCCAGTTAGTGTGTGTGTTAGTGTGTGTTGTCAGCCGCCCGGCGGGTCACTTCCCCCGATCCGCCGGGCGGACTGTCAGAAAGGGAGACCTTGATTTCCCCTGGCAATAGGGCCGCTGCCCGATGCCGTATTCACCGGATTAAATTACTCGGAGAACGGCTGTTCCGCCTTCAAGGCCGGAACACGAAAGCCAAGTCCGTGGTCGCTACCAACTCCTCCACCCGCATCCGTCGCGGCGTATCCTTCCCCGTCCAGCTCTCAAGGAAGAGAAACTCTTTCCGTCCCGCATTGTAGCCAACGACCACCGAAGCATGCAGCGGAGCATCGTCCCCGGGCCACGAAGCCCGCTCGGCGCTTGACGCAGGATCAGGCAAGGTCGCCGTCGGGTGCTTGGAAAACTCCCGCATGAACTTCGTGTGCAGGGCATTTCGCTCCGGAGAGTAGCGCCGCCAGACGATCACCGGAAAACCGGCGCCCAGAGCCTTGGTCGCGGCAGCCGGATCAAACTTCGTGGAGCGATCCAGACCGTAGCCCGCCTCGGCCGCCACTGCATGGTAGAGCTTCACCAGATTTGCCCCATCGGCCCGGCCGGTGTTCTTGAAGCCGCTCGCCACCGCCAGCCAATCCTCATCCAGATGCAGGCCGAAATGCCGTGCCGCCATCGCCAGGGTATTCAATCCGCAATAGGGCCGATAGCCCTGCGGAATTGGCCGCAGGCCGGGAAGCGAAACCGTCCCGTCATCTTCGCGGGAAACTCCTTTAGCCAGCTTTCCAAGTTTTTCCCGGGGCGGCATCGCCGAGATGGAAGGATCCATCCATTCTTCCACCGGCAGCTTCTCCGGCGTGATGAAGACTCTCAACAATCGATTTTCTCCGGCAAGCAGCCGGATCCTGCGACCGTCCTTTTTCCATTCCTCAACCGGCATCCGGAGCCCCCGGGTTCGACCGATCCGTCCCTCCTCTGGCTTCGCATCACCACAGGCAGCCGCGATCGAACTTTTCAGGCTTACCTGTGAATCGGTGTAGAGCTTGGTGAATTCCGCCTGCTTCTCGGCAAGGCGGATAGCGATTTCCTTCCGCATTTCCCGGCGGCTCAAGCCATCCGGCATCTCTTCATCGAAATAGCCGAAATAGGAGCCCGCATCGACAAAGGTCGCCTCCAAGGACTCCAGCTTGCCTTCGCGCTGCACGGAGCGCAGCAGGATCAACTCTTGGCCGAAGAGCTTCGGCCGGGCCCGGAGATAAGAAATCTTCGCGTTGGAAACCTCGCCCTCTTCCATCCACTCACCAGGCAGCTTCTCGCTGCCATCCCAAATCCCGGACGAGAGCAACGACTGTGTGAGATCTTGCCCGTTGAGTGGGCTGTCCTGATTGAGCAAGGGCCCCGTGATGGAATTCGGGATCGCCCAAGCAGCCCCACACACGAGGGATCCTGCCGCCAGAAGCATCGCGAGGGACATCGCTTTCATCCCGGAATGGATAGACCCGCCGCGAAAAAATCCAAGCGAGGAGACACCTCCTCGGCAGTAGAAAAGACTCAGGTCGCCTGCAATGCTCCTCTTGGTGCCTCAACCGGGAGGCACCCCTGCCTCCTCACCCAGCCTGTTATTTTCCGTATTTTTATCAGGCGGAACAGGCTGGCTCCGGCCACCTTGAAAAACGGCCAGACGAACCGCGAACGATGCAGGGCAAAGCCCGCCCTTGCCCGCGGGCCGGGGACCGTCTAAAGCCGCCGCATGCACGGATTTGCCTACCGCCATGGCTCGCTGCACTGCGAGGACGTCAATCTCCAGACCCTCGCCGAGGAGCACGGCACGCCCCTCTACGTCTACTCCGCGAACACCATCCGCGATCATTACCGCCGCCTCGACCAGGCGCTCGGCTCGATCGACCACGAGGTGGCTTACGCGGTGAAGGCTAACTCGAACCTCTCCGTGCTGCGTCTGCTCGCCGAGGAAGATGCCGGCTTCGACATCGTCTCGGGCGGCGAACTCTTCCGCGTGATCAAGGCTGGTGGCAATCCCGCCAAGTGCACCTTCGCCGGCGTCGGCAAGACCCGGGCTGAAATCGAGTATGCCCTGAAGCAGGGCATCTACTCCTTCAACGTGGAGAGCGAGGAAGAACTCCGCTACCTCAACGAAGTGGCCGGCGACCTCGGCGTGATCGCCCCTGCCGCAGTCCGCGTGAACCCGAACGTGGACGCGAAGACCCACAAGTACATCTCCACCGGCAAGTCCGAGAACAAGTTCGGCGTCGATTTCGATCTCATCACGGATGTCTACGCCCGCGCCGCCAAGGAGCTCGCAAACGTCAAGCTCCGCGGCCTCCAGATGCACATCGGCTCCCAGCTCACCTCCATCAAGCCCTTCATCGAAGCAGTGGAAAAGGTGGCCCCGCTGGCGATCCATCTGAAGAACATCCACGGCATCGAATTCTGGTCGATCGGCGGTGGCATCGGAATCGTCTATCACGATTCCCTGAAGTCCGGTGACCCGCAGTGGTGGGCCTCCAAGTCCGAGGATGAGCGCCCGCTGACCATCGCCGAGTATGGCGAAGCCCTCGTCCCTCGCCTGCAAAACCTCGGCCTGAAAATCCTGCTCGAGCCCGGCCGCTACATCGTCGGCAATGCCGGCGTGCTCCTGACCCGCTGCCTTTACGAAAAGCACGGCACCGCGAAGACCTTCAAGGTGGTCGATGCCGGCATGAACGACCTCATCCGCCCGGCCCTCTACGAAGGCCACCATGAAATCGAGCCCGTAAAGCAACCCGGCGAAGCCCGCCGGAAGGTGGATGTCGTCGGCCCGATCTGCGAAAGCGGCGACTTCTTCTGCCAGGACCGCGAACTCGCCGACTTCCAGCCCGGCGAAGTCGTGGCTCTCATGAGCGCCGGCGCCTACGGCTTCGTGATGGCTTCGAACTACAACTCTCGCCCCTTGCCTGCCGAGATCCTTGTCGACGGCAGTGCCGCGCGCGTCATCCGCCAGCGCCAGACCCTCGACGATATCATCGCCGGGGAAGTCTGAGCTCCTGCAGATCATTACAGCCGGGGCACTCCGCCCCGGCTCCTTGACCGGAATTGGCGAAAGAATCGGTCAAGACAGCCCTCGCCGGAAAGATCACCTTTCCGGCGAACCCATTTCCGGATCCCTCACGTCCGTGCGCCACTATTTCCAACTGCACCTGCTGGTCTTCCTGCTGGCGACCACGGCAGTCCTCGGCGAGCTGATCTCCCTGCCCGCCGCAGGCCTCGTGATCTGGCGGACCGCCTTCGCATTCATCGGCGCGATGGCCTGGGTGGGGCTTGCGCAACGGAAGTCGCCTTGGCCCGGCAAGAAGACCGCCGCCGCCCTCTTCGGAATCGGCATCTTAGTAGGCCTCCACTGGATCTGCTTTTTCGGTGCGATCAAACTGGCGAACATCTCCATCTGCCTCGCCGGCCTCGCAACGATTTCCCTTTTCACCGCCTTTACCGAGCCCTTGCTCGAGAAGCGCCGAGTGCGCCCCTTCGAGGTCTTTTTGGGACTATTTGTCGTCGCGGGCATCTGCCTCGTCGCAGGCTTCGAGCGCGGGCGATTGCTAGGCCTAGGGGTGGCACTCTTGAGCGCCTTCTTTGCCTCCATCTTCCCAGTCCTTAACCGGCGCTTCGTCACCACCGGCAACGATCCAACCCTCATGGTCGGCTGGGAAATGGCGGGAGCCTGCACCGTGTCGCTCCTGCTCTTCCCTTGGGTCGGCGGCGGCGTATCCCTCTTGGATTGGAAAGGCCTCGATTGGCTCTGGCTTCTGCTCCTCGCATGGGTCTGCACCATCTTCGCGCACGGTTTCCACATCCGCCTGCTCAAGCACCTCAGCGCCTACACGATGAGCATGGCTTTCAATCTCGAGCCCGTCTACGGGATCCTCGGCGCCGCCTTCCTCTTCGGAGAGCACAAGCAGCTGCATCCCCTTTTCTATGCCGGGATGCTCACCATCCTCGCCGCAAACGTGCTCCACCCCCTGATCTCCCGCAAACTGGGCAAAGCCGTTCCCCCTCCCGATCCGGAAGTGGCCCCTTGATCTCTCACGAGCTTACCTTTCAAAGGCCAGGCCGCAGGCCTTTAGCCGAACGGATTCAAAGGGCTTACCTCTGGCAGTAGATACAGCTCGTCAGGATACGCGATGCTTCCGCCAAGATGCGGCCCGGATTCAGATCAAATCTCTCGCTGAAAAGCGGATTCTTGAATCTCCCGGATAACTCGACAGCCAGGATTCGCGAGCGCCAGACCCATAAAAAAGGGCCGCGGGAAACCGCGGCCCTTTCCGGAAAAACCGGAGATTAAATCAATATTCGTAGTTCAGGTAGAAGTTGAACTGGCCACCGTTGTCCGCGACCGGATCCGGGCTCTCGATCGGGAAGGCGTAGTCGAGGGCGATCGGCACCGGGCTGATCGGCAGCTTCAGACGGACACCCACACCAATGTCATGGTAGAGGTCGCTGGCACTGAGATCCCAAGAATCGGCGTTCACGAAGCCGAGGTCGTAGAAGACCGCCGCGCGGACGTTGTCGATGATCGGCACGGTGTATTCCGCGGAGAGGAAGCCGAGCGACTGGCCACCCACCACTTCACCCGTCACCGGGTCACGCGGGCCCACGTCGCGGAACTCGAAGCCGCGCAGGGTCCGGCCACCACCGAGGAAGAGGCGGTCGAAGACCGGCACGTTGCCATCGGTCGCATCCACGAAGGCAAGTTCGCCATTCACGGAGAGAACCGAGTCCCAACGCAGGTTCCAGTATTTCTGGCCGGTAAGGGTCAAACCAAAGATATCCACGTCACCGCCGAGGCCGGTGCCCGCGAGAGTCGCACCAATGTCGATCTTCTCACCCTTGCGGGTTTCGATCGTCGCATCGCGGCTATCGTAAACGAAGTTTGCGGCCAACGCGCTGCGGAGGAAGTCGCCGTCATCCTGCAGGAGGAGGGAAGGAGGACCACCGTTCGCCACCGACTTCTTGGAAAGGCTCGCCACGGCGGGGTCAAGGTCGACGCTCACATTCTCCAAGCGGTAGCCGAGACGGATCGAGGATTTCTCACCGAGGGGCTTGCGGATGAAGACTTCAGCACCGGCGTTGGTTTGCTCGTAGAAGTCCGAGTAGTATTGGGAATCCTTGTAGAAGAGTTCGCCACCCAGCGCGAGCTGGCGGTCCATGAACCACGGCTCGACCAGCGAGACGCTGAAGTCGGAACGCTCGCTACCAAGGCGGAGGTTCGCCGCGAAGCGCTGGCCACCGCCGGTGAACGACCAGGGATTCATGATGTCGAAGTTCGACTGCTCGAGGTTCACGAAGCCCACGATGCTATCGATCGAGCTGAAGCCGATACCGGCGGAGACGGAACCCGTGCGGCGCTCTTCGACGAGCACGTTGATGTCGCGGTAGCCACCGCGGCCAGGCTGGGCATCCACATCCACGCTGCTGAAGTAACCGAGGCCTTCAAGACGGGACTTGGCGGTCTCAAGCTCCACGGAGTTGAACGGATCACCCGGCTTGAGCGGCATTTCGCGGCGGATCACCTTGTCCTTGGTCTTGGTGTTGCCCTCGATGTTCACGCGGCCAACGCTGTAGCGGGAGCCTTCGGTGATCTTGTAAAAGATGGTCACCTTGTTCGGGCCGGCATCCTTGATGTCCGGGGTGACCAAGGCGTCAGCATATCCGCGGGAACCGTAGTAGCTGCGGATCATCTTGATGTCGTCCCGCATCTTCTTGGA
This portion of the Luteolibacter luteus genome encodes:
- the ftsA gene encoding cell division protein FtsA, producing MARSKIHVGLEIGTSKICMVVGEVKSDGSVKILGVGQSKSVGVKKGEIYDFPQVRACVKDALVKAEDASDVEIGSVYLAVTGAHIQGVNNRGSFRLPDDENVIGPPHVQEAKEIARAVAIPPDHVYLHHIIRRFGVDGFEHATSPIGLSGKTVDADFHVIHGIRSRIENQIKCVREMPLDIDDLVFSPIAAAQVALDRESKERGALVIDIGGGTTDYVLYLDGAIEASGCIPVGGDHVTNDIHLVTGLAFSKAEVLKVREGDASADPARSVGLIKVADEKGFAEAEVKRQLLNDIIRQRLEETLKLLLRRLPAGAIERVGTGVFLSGGTSLMRGFGELAHDIFKRDVYRPEPPELSGVQANFKDPQFTTAIGLIRYAQIIEAEREPKRGVLRKIGNVLWPFSR
- a CDS encoding cell division protein FtsQ/DivIB, translated to MFKKRTTKVRHSRQLIQLQASVVSPRILWFGFLKACRRCARLAMLVALGVAAVWGIRIGIQHGLVENEEFRLQSIEMTPNPAIDERRLVEIANIDLKGSLFDCDAVEIESKLRDLPEIATANVRREFPGTLVVQVAAREPYAWVASPTQGIEAHDDKKGLLVDRSGVAFPCPPALLTEATRLPVFYLGEGGEPLEAGQPVKHPEFDRLVRLYKVACDEIPGAADWVYSLRQNKSWSLELVTREGISAYFGLGDHKRQMDDFQSILKHARENSQQIASVQLIPERNIPVVLRGSTVPRAIMIEAPHNSSPAERRSRDVQDLLNR
- a CDS encoding D-alanine--D-alanine ligase — protein: MIPDNLLIAVLMGGPGSEREVSLASGKAVLKALQAAGCNAVGVDVTSTDLVLPEGTGLAYNVIHGTFGEDGQLQSILEERGIPYTGAGLTSSRIAFDKNLAKEKFLAAGVPTPRSEIVDVSGGPRLPFIPVPFVVKPPREGSSVGVTIVKEEAQALPAMETAAKYGNDILVESFVEGKELTVGILDDVAMPIVHIAPRDGFYDMSNKYPWLSGGVGSDYYCPADLDAETTRRVQEAALAGHRALGVEVYSRVDVLLDADGNPFVLEANTIPGMTETSLLPKSAAAHGIDFTSLCLRIAELSLAIRSK
- the murC gene encoding UDP-N-acetylmuramate--L-alanine ligase, encoding MNDLSPKLTDRDHPLRIHLIGVAGSGMSGLALLLLGMGHRVSGSDRVTSDETERMQRIGLNFSSPHTAEAVSGADLVVYSSAIRPENPAYAAAKAAGIPLLRRAECLAAILHTRRGIVVSGTHGKTTTSSMVAHSLREAGIQPSHYVGAEIPVLGANARWSEEGEWMVAEGDESDGTLALYRPGCSIILNIEAEHLDHYKDLDEIKAVFAKLVSQTDGPVVYCKECAVATEVGSQAKESVSYGWSGADYTAAEIRELRGATAFTVVRNGEILGDVELGIPGRHNVLNALACIATADRLGADFRLVSRALNSFAGAKRRFETKYLSSRIRIVDDYGHHPTELAATLQTARSLKPGRVVVLFQPHRYTRTQALAEDFGKVLHAADKVFVSDVYPASELPIPGISGDTIVQAARRQGGDHVVSLPDLATAHHTVGNELEPGDLLITLGAGNVHEVGTRIAADLKILEQMLHLASKDDIDGCLYEPMRRHTTMLVGGPAQYWIEPHTFEAFAEVVNYCRERGVAMRVVGRGSNLLVRDGGIRGAVIHPAGGAFSECRAEDGKIIAGAGVRLKKVASVAQAAGIGGFEWMEGIPGNVGGALRMNAGAMGTETFDQVVSVTFLDEDGEIRERSREEIVANYRDVPELRRNFALQATFTGKPDSAESIQERWDASRQKRRASQPVAASAGCIFKNPTEVPAGKLVDELGLKGCNEGRARVSEVHGNFIVNGGGATASEVLAMIERIKTSARETRGIELETEVKVLGEDEFTF
- the murG gene encoding undecaprenyldiphospho-muramoylpentapeptide beta-N-acetylglucosaminyltransferase, encoding MEQASLVIACGGTGGHLFPGLAVAEEWTARGGRVLLLVSEKKIDQEARRKYTQYQFETIPAIGKPATFSPKMLPFLWKLWRTMGRCGGLLKEFKADAVLGMGGFTSLPPAWAAKNAGLPAFVHDSNALPGKANRLTAKFCQKVFIGWDAARKYFGSREVVQTGTPVRAEMRHLPSRAEAAAKFGLDPNRPTLMVTGGSQGARRLNSLVAQAFTSFPAGTQVLHIAGPLDQQRVEEEAGGREGYHVIGFCDDMPSAYAVADAVLSRSGASSMTELSFLGLPSILVPFPYAADDHQTKNAEVFSTAGAAFLEQESALDAGKLAERVTTLMSDLQTRDRMAQAARSLAVPDAAARVCDAIQATLSRK